The genomic interval TCGGCCATACCGGTCTCCAGGAGTCGGCTGAGTGCGGCGCGGTGGGCGGGGTCGGTGACCCGGACCAGGGCTTCGATCCGGCGGTCGAGGTTGCGGTGCATCATGTCGGCGCTGCCGAACCACACCTCGGGCTCGCCGCCGTTGCCGAAGGAGAAGACCCGGGAGTGTTCGAGGAAGCGGCCGAGTATGGAGCGGACCCGGATGTTCTCGGAGAGCCCGGCGACGCCGGGGCGGATCGCGCAGATCCCGCGCACCCAGATGTCGACGGGGACGCCCGCCTGGGCGGCCCGGTAGCAGGCGTCGATGATCGCCTCGTCGACCATCGAGTTGACCTTGATCCGCACGTAGGCGGGGCGGCCGGCGCGGTGGTGGGCGATCTCCTTGTTGATCCGGGCGATCAGCCCGTCGCGCAGGGACTTCGGGGCGACCAGGAGGCGGCGGTAGGTCTCGCGGCGGGAGTAGCCCGAGAGCCGGTTGAACAGGTCGGAGAGGTCCGCCCCGACCTGCGGGTCGGCCGTGAGCAGGCCGAGGTCCTCGTACAGCCGGGCCGTCTTGGGGTGGTAGTTGCCGGTGCCGACGTGGGAGTAGCGGCGCAGCGTGTCGCCCTCCTGGCGGACGACGAGGGAGAGCTTGCAGTGGGTCTTCAGCCCGACGAGGCCGTACACGACGTGGCAGCCGGACTCCTCCAGCTTGCGCGCCCACTTGATGTTGGCCTGCTCGTCGAAGCGGGCCTTGATCTCGACGAGGACGAGGACCTGCTTGCCGGACTCGGCGGCGTCGATGAGGGCGTCCACTATCGGGGAGTCGCCGGAGGTGCGGTACAGCGTCTGCTTGATGGCCAGCACGTCCGGGTCGCCCGCCGCCTGCTCCAGGAACGCCTGGACGGAGGTGGAGAACGAGTCGTACGGGTGGTGGAGCAGGACGTCGCGCTCGCGCAGGGCGGCGAATATGTCGGGCGCGGAGGCGGACTCCACCTCGGCCAGGTCCCGGTGGGTGCCCGCGATGAACTTGGGGAACTTCAGCTCCGGCCGGTCCAGCGAGGCGATGGCGAACAGCCCGGTCAGGTCGAGCGGTCCGGGCAGCGGATAGACCTCCGCGTCGGACACCTTCAGCTCGCGGACCAGCAGG from Streptomyces sp. CA-278952 carries:
- a CDS encoding RNA degradosome polyphosphate kinase, giving the protein MSQQPSSEVPVQPAAQPSVGSLAAHRPHATPASHGVGFSTAADLDPDLDADADAYEPDRDGDELPQGRFLDRERSWLAFNERVLELAEDPNTPILERANFLAIFASNLDEFFMVRVAGLKRRIATGVATRSASGLQPREVLDLIWTRSRELMARHAACYQQDIAPDLSDEGIQLIRWPDLTEKEQARLFTFFRQRVFPVLTPLAVDPAHPFPYISGLSLNLAVVVRNPVSGHRHFARVKVPPLLTRFLEASPQRYVPIEDVIAAHLEELFPGMEVLAHHMFRVTRNEDLEVEEDDTENLLQALEKELMRRRFGPPVRLEVEEAIDPYVLDLLVRELKVSDAEVYPLPGPLDLTGLFAIASLDRPELKFPKFIAGTHRDLAEVESASAPDIFAALRERDVLLHHPYDSFSTSVQAFLEQAAGDPDVLAIKQTLYRTSGDSPIVDALIDAAESGKQVLVLVEIKARFDEQANIKWARKLEESGCHVVYGLVGLKTHCKLSLVVRQEGDTLRRYSHVGTGNYHPKTARLYEDLGLLTADPQVGADLSDLFNRLSGYSRRETYRRLLVAPKSLRDGLIARINKEIAHHRAGRPAYVRIKVNSMVDEAIIDACYRAAQAGVPVDIWVRGICAIRPGVAGLSENIRVRSILGRFLEHSRVFSFGNGGEPEVWFGSADMMHRNLDRRIEALVRVTDPAHRAALSRLLETGMADTTASWHLGPDGNWTRHATDADGQPLRHVQEMLIDARRRRRATP